From Spartinivicinus ruber, the proteins below share one genomic window:
- a CDS encoding MarR family winged helix-turn-helix transcriptional regulator, producing the protein MQKDHVDLVLEQWQQQRPDLDVSPMAIFGRLSRMNSMVEPKIKAVLKSYGLTIAEFDVLAALKRGGEPLTPTTLYNTTMLTSGAMTARLDKLEQRGFIKRLPSATDRRSLLIALTEKGLELVDTAVNAHVENERQMLACFSEDEIKQLASLMKTWLLAHEK; encoded by the coding sequence ATGCAAAAAGACCACGTGGACTTGGTTTTGGAACAGTGGCAACAACAGCGGCCTGACTTGGATGTGAGCCCTATGGCTATCTTTGGTCGCTTAAGCCGGATGAATAGTATGGTTGAGCCGAAGATAAAAGCTGTGCTTAAGTCGTATGGTTTGACCATTGCTGAATTTGATGTATTGGCTGCTTTAAAAAGAGGCGGTGAACCACTCACCCCTACGACGTTGTACAACACCACGATGTTAACCTCTGGAGCCATGACTGCAAGGTTAGATAAGCTTGAGCAACGGGGGTTTATTAAGCGCTTACCCTCAGCGACAGACCGTAGAAGTTTATTGATTGCACTCACTGAAAAGGGTTTGGAGTTAGTTGATACAGCTGTTAATGCCCATGTTGAAAATGAACGACAAATGCTGGCTTGCTTCAGTGAAGATGAGATAAAGCAATTGGCGAGCTTGATGAAAACCTGGTTACTGGCTCATGAAAAATAG
- a CDS encoding DMT family transporter, with the protein MKYVIAALTPIFWGSTYAIVSLWLTDLSPLWVATWRALPAGILLILFMPKKLRALPVSAAKLTGLSFINITAFFALLFIAAYRLPGSVAGTLTSTLPLQLLLLNWVFNKIRPAWSWLLLSLLGLAGIFLLLNPSANLDLIGVMAALGATLLIATSATWVQRWKIENIVGLTGWQLLIGGLLLVPLAWIVEGPVQFPAIDQVPALLWLSLANTLLAYLIWFWSLKHLGSHIIGLLALLNPITAVALGLLLVDESLSLIQWSGVALVLSALILMKFINSRALTNPTKTPPSTTHKAA; encoded by the coding sequence ATGAAGTACGTAATTGCAGCACTTACTCCAATTTTCTGGGGAAGTACCTACGCTATCGTTAGTTTATGGTTAACTGATTTATCACCACTATGGGTAGCAACCTGGCGTGCCCTACCTGCAGGTATCTTACTTATCTTATTCATGCCCAAAAAACTCCGTGCGCTTCCAGTGAGCGCCGCCAAACTTACTGGATTAAGCTTCATCAATATCACAGCTTTTTTTGCCTTATTATTTATCGCTGCTTATCGACTACCTGGATCAGTTGCCGGTACACTCACTTCCACGTTACCACTCCAGTTGCTGCTACTTAACTGGGTTTTCAATAAAATAAGGCCGGCTTGGTCCTGGTTATTGCTTTCATTACTTGGGCTGGCGGGTATTTTTCTATTATTAAACCCCTCTGCTAACTTGGACCTGATTGGCGTCATGGCTGCCTTAGGTGCCACATTACTAATCGCCACATCGGCTACCTGGGTACAGCGTTGGAAAATTGAAAATATTGTGGGTTTAACGGGTTGGCAGTTGCTGATAGGTGGCCTGCTACTTGTGCCACTTGCCTGGATAGTTGAAGGCCCTGTGCAATTTCCCGCTATAGATCAAGTCCCTGCTCTTTTATGGTTAAGCTTGGCCAACACTTTATTAGCTTATTTGATCTGGTTTTGGTCATTAAAGCATTTAGGCAGCCATATTATTGGTTTATTAGCTTTGCTTAATCCAATCACTGCCGTGGCACTTGGTCTGTTATTGGTAGATGAATCACTTTCCTTGATCCAATGGTCAGGAGTAGCATTAGTATTAAGTGCACTTATTTTAATGAAATTTATCAATAGTAGAGCGCTAACAAATCCTACCAAAACGCCCCCTTCAACTACACATAAAGCCGCTTAA
- a CDS encoding Rossmann-fold NAD(P)-binding domain-containing protein, with amino-acid sequence MIIDLFNYDKIEQKLLTELADRNKIGQVAIFSGEFTHYFPAHIGNKSVLSSQSHLDVLYILCPPIASKNYINQLKIQIKKIAHYMPTKVVVYQPMLYSFPYECNACLIKNLVEDSFVSSDHVFYIKPGVCFDSFIHPFLFILSNQVYCDAIENKRINFFMLDDLVEILIFLGFKCKQSHHQIHLTGPTNYDLEEVSFLFNQYLNTSFMYENVSIDNLKSFFTRLGYSYYYSNQFILLTLATINNHFTTVSDDYMYFLGKAPKNIFSAFI; translated from the coding sequence ATGATTATTGATTTATTCAATTACGATAAAATTGAACAAAAGCTGCTCACTGAGCTTGCTGATAGGAATAAAATTGGTCAAGTAGCAATTTTTTCTGGTGAGTTTACTCATTATTTCCCTGCTCACATTGGTAATAAATCTGTTTTATCAAGTCAGTCTCATTTAGATGTCTTGTATATTTTATGCCCGCCAATAGCCTCTAAAAATTATATAAACCAACTAAAAATACAAATTAAGAAAATTGCTCACTATATGCCTACCAAAGTAGTCGTCTATCAACCTATGTTATACTCATTTCCTTATGAATGTAATGCATGTTTAATTAAAAATTTAGTAGAAGATAGTTTTGTTTCTTCAGACCATGTTTTTTATATTAAACCTGGGGTCTGCTTTGATTCATTTATCCACCCATTTTTATTTATATTGTCTAATCAAGTTTACTGTGATGCTATTGAAAATAAGCGTATTAATTTTTTTATGCTTGATGACTTAGTTGAAATACTTATATTTCTTGGTTTTAAATGCAAACAAAGCCACCATCAGATTCACCTAACAGGACCTACTAACTATGATTTAGAGGAGGTGTCTTTTCTTTTTAATCAATATCTTAATACATCCTTTATGTATGAAAATGTTTCAATTGATAATCTAAAATCGTTTTTTACTAGATTAGGTTATTCTTATTACTACAGTAACCAATTTATATTATTAACTTTGGCTACAATAAACAACCATTTTACGACTGTAAGTGATGACTATATGTACTTTCTTGGAAAAGCCCCAAAAAATATTTTTTCTGCATTTATTTGA
- the sctV gene encoding type III secretion system export apparatus subunit SctV: MDIASQLNKKKLLAVLSGRKDVIFVGLILLIVVMMVIPLPTLLVDLLIALNISFAVITIIVAIYLRDPVDFTTLPAVLLFATVFRLALSVTTTRLILLDAEAGDIISTFGDFVIQGNVAVGLIIFLIITLVQFIVITKGSERVAEVCARFSLDGMPGKQMSIDADLRSGMIDMHAAVKRRSHLQKESELFGSMDGAMKFVKGDAIAGLVITVVNIVGGLSIGMAQHQLEFNQALNIYSILTIGDGLTAQIPALFISIAAGIIITRVVNDEKDDLSTEITKQISIYPQSMVFAGILLFLFALLPGFPTFLFIAIGAGLVSMGTHIIFKEKNKKALKEVTWFDDRDNSLTDEEKYKPFPGITIKISPTLDFLCKDEKFVRQFQVLEESFHSVFGIRLPSHRQFIDSKIENDHYLIAIDDVPLYEGTFHKDKKILKQVPEPYNEKDFTTVNECWGYHQFYLVDPSRYDSSKMGTAFEAMSFFYHNLSNTLIRFAANFMGIQETRSLLDQINLEYSVLVSETLEVLPIAGLADLLKRLLDERVPLKHIRAILEAVVKHGKNEQDTEELVELVRSDLALQISNQFAYSRKISAYKLSYQLEQTIEDTIRATGSSYFLDLPAEQTQSLFNYLNQQVANFPFESDKQQPVFVVSKEIRRYLFKLLRQNQVYAYVLSLEELHPDYQLNIIDTINYEIN; the protein is encoded by the coding sequence ATGGATATTGCTAGTCAACTCAATAAAAAGAAACTCTTAGCGGTTCTTAGTGGACGTAAAGATGTTATTTTTGTTGGATTAATTTTACTTATTGTGGTGATGATGGTTATTCCATTACCCACCTTGTTGGTTGACCTACTGATTGCCCTAAATATTAGTTTTGCTGTTATTACAATTATTGTTGCTATTTATCTGAGAGATCCTGTTGACTTTACGACCTTACCAGCAGTGTTGCTATTTGCCACTGTTTTTCGTTTAGCGTTATCGGTAACAACAACCAGATTAATTTTGCTTGATGCTGAGGCGGGTGACATTATCTCTACATTCGGTGATTTTGTTATTCAGGGAAATGTAGCGGTTGGTCTAATCATTTTTTTAATTATTACGTTGGTGCAATTTATTGTAATTACCAAAGGTTCTGAACGGGTAGCAGAGGTTTGCGCTCGCTTTTCATTGGATGGTATGCCTGGGAAACAAATGAGCATTGATGCAGACTTGCGTAGTGGAATGATTGATATGCATGCTGCGGTAAAACGTCGATCCCATTTACAGAAAGAAAGCGAATTATTTGGCTCTATGGATGGAGCGATGAAATTTGTTAAAGGTGATGCAATTGCTGGTTTAGTTATTACTGTTGTCAATATTGTGGGTGGACTTTCTATTGGTATGGCACAACATCAGCTTGAGTTTAATCAAGCACTTAATATATATTCTATTCTCACTATTGGCGATGGATTGACAGCACAAATACCAGCTTTATTTATTTCTATTGCGGCAGGTATTATTATTACTCGTGTTGTGAATGACGAAAAAGATGACTTGAGTACAGAGATTACCAAGCAAATATCTATTTATCCTCAAAGTATGGTATTTGCTGGTATCTTATTATTCTTATTTGCATTGCTACCAGGTTTTCCTACGTTTTTATTTATCGCGATTGGTGCTGGTTTGGTGTCAATGGGTACTCATATTATATTTAAAGAAAAAAACAAAAAAGCATTAAAAGAAGTCACCTGGTTTGATGATAGAGACAATAGCTTAACCGATGAAGAGAAATATAAACCATTTCCTGGTATTACAATTAAAATTTCTCCTACTTTAGATTTTCTATGTAAAGATGAAAAATTTGTCAGACAATTTCAAGTATTAGAGGAAAGCTTTCATAGTGTGTTTGGAATACGCTTACCTTCTCATAGGCAATTTATTGATTCAAAAATTGAAAATGATCATTATCTAATCGCTATAGATGATGTACCTTTATATGAAGGTACATTTCATAAAGATAAAAAAATACTCAAGCAAGTACCCGAACCTTATAATGAAAAAGACTTTACTACTGTTAACGAATGTTGGGGATATCATCAGTTTTATTTGGTAGATCCCAGTAGATACGACAGTAGCAAGATGGGTACAGCTTTTGAAGCCATGTCATTTTTTTACCATAATTTATCAAATACCTTAATCCGCTTTGCAGCAAATTTCATGGGTATTCAAGAAACTCGTTCATTACTTGATCAAATCAATTTAGAGTATAGCGTGTTAGTCAGTGAGACACTGGAAGTTTTGCCAATAGCAGGGTTAGCGGATTTACTTAAACGATTATTAGATGAACGAGTGCCCCTTAAGCATATTCGAGCGATTCTTGAAGCTGTAGTCAAACATGGTAAGAATGAGCAAGATACGGAAGAATTAGTTGAACTGGTGAGAAGCGATCTGGCGCTGCAAATATCAAACCAATTTGCATATTCTAGAAAAATAAGTGCATACAAATTGAGTTACCAATTGGAACAAACAATTGAAGATACTATTCGCGCAACTGGTAGCAGTTATTTTCTTGACTTACCGGCAGAACAAACCCAAAGTCTATTTAATTATTTAAATCAACAAGTGGCCAACTTTCCATTTGAATCGGATAAGCAGCAACCGGTGTTTGTTGTTTCCAAAGAGATCCGGCGTTATTTATTTAAACTACTTAGGCAAAACCAAGTTTATGCATATGTATTATCACTAGAAGAGTTACATCCTGACTATCAATTAAACATAATCGATACGATCAACTATGAAATTAACTAA
- a CDS encoding helix-turn-helix domain-containing protein encodes MYDVDLFSKLLSLEHPWYIPAVHIDEQKRLIYIFIDFRDEAHFSCPICGESCSRYDKRTRKWRHLDTCDFKTYITAMVPRVNCSNHGCHSLMVDWANPRSRFTTSFEERVVQFSERYPIASLSRKFAISWTAVNNIVKRLAHQPNFG; translated from the coding sequence ATGTATGATGTTGATCTGTTCTCTAAATTATTGTCGTTAGAGCATCCTTGGTACATACCCGCAGTGCACATAGATGAGCAAAAACGGCTTATTTATATTTTTATCGATTTTCGAGATGAAGCACATTTTTCTTGTCCAATTTGTGGTGAATCATGCTCCCGGTATGATAAACGTACTCGTAAATGGCGGCATTTAGACACTTGTGACTTTAAAACTTATATTACTGCCATGGTACCAAGAGTAAATTGTTCTAATCATGGTTGTCACTCTTTAATGGTAGATTGGGCAAATCCTCGTTCGCGATTTACTACTTCATTTGAGGAGCGCGTAGTGCAATTCTCTGAGCGTTACCCGATTGCAAGTTTAAGTAGAAAGTTTGCAATTAGTTGGACTGCTGTAAATAACATAGTAAAAAGACTCGCTCATCAGCCTAATTTTGGTTAA
- a CDS encoding tetratricopeptide repeat protein — MKNYITLIGIMLLTGCSLNKGVDRAFFTEETAISTDYTKPHQELAATASSVDDYVNAIKILQPLYQQGKEARVALQLAENYLKLGDLINAEFYYMQATKNDKTQVAAWVGMGKVALQNGNAHKAMNHFAQALKIDDNNYKALNGMAVSLDSLGKYQHARNYYRKLLAKNSNDKQVYNNLAVSYLLQGQYHEAEEILRQLIASRVYPKNALYNLAIVYSLSGQTQKLHELMQVIPDKVYFNRQLAKLKNSLR; from the coding sequence ATGAAAAATTATATTACACTCATTGGTATTATGTTATTAACAGGCTGCTCCTTAAATAAAGGTGTAGATAGGGCTTTTTTTACAGAAGAAACTGCAATTTCAACTGATTATACTAAACCACACCAAGAATTGGCAGCAACTGCTAGTTCTGTTGATGATTATGTAAATGCAATTAAAATTTTACAACCTCTCTATCAACAGGGGAAAGAAGCCAGAGTTGCCTTACAATTGGCTGAAAACTACCTGAAATTAGGTGACCTAATAAATGCCGAGTTTTATTATATGCAGGCAACAAAGAATGACAAAACACAAGTAGCTGCATGGGTAGGTATGGGCAAAGTAGCCCTGCAAAATGGTAATGCCCATAAAGCGATGAATCACTTTGCTCAAGCATTAAAAATTGATGATAATAATTACAAAGCACTTAATGGTATGGCTGTTTCGTTGGACTCGCTAGGAAAATACCAGCATGCAAGAAACTATTATAGAAAATTGCTTGCTAAAAACAGTAATGATAAGCAAGTATATAATAATTTGGCTGTTTCATATTTATTACAAGGGCAATATCATGAAGCAGAAGAGATTTTAAGACAATTAATTGCTTCACGTGTTTATCCTAAAAATGCCTTATATAATTTAGCAATCGTCTACAGCTTATCAGGGCAAACGCAAAAGCTGCATGAATTAATGCAGGTTATTCCTGATAAAGTGTATTTTAACCGTCAACTGGCTAAACTGAAGAACAGTTTGAGGTAA
- a CDS encoding type II and III secretion system protein family protein, which produces MNKIIILIVAHILCIANAYAKVDKIYLSLDKGFTLSVNSQVKTLFVQSDNIAKLKQIGENSFYLIPIGIGNTDVIAVDVDGNEYWRKHVEVYYDLNKLKYLISDSIRDNTLNVRINGTNLVVDGSFKTESDQKQAIDRIQSLIPKTINLVDKTQVENNLQINLKLKIVEVKEDLSKVFGTNWRSLFRLGNYTLAIGNALRFFNANNVVDAGSFTSSIGFNTSKTDISSIINVLHQKGLVSIVSEPSLTTLSGQEAKILVGGETPIPIINQDGFSNVNYKSHGIILDFTPKLLPSNRIHVSFNAEVSNQSSVTYNNGQTVLPGYNVRRVTSTTELLSGQSFAIGGLFYKQKEIERNNVPRLEGVPLLSSLFEQKKESQTSKELIVIVTPEVYDLSQQSYQDSWVESVRLPNTFERKISRKPNNNAIKLPASVGHVF; this is translated from the coding sequence ATGAATAAAATAATAATATTAATAGTAGCTCATATATTGTGCATCGCGAATGCTTACGCTAAGGTAGATAAAATTTATCTCTCCTTAGATAAAGGATTCACCCTTTCAGTCAATAGTCAAGTAAAAACATTATTTGTTCAATCTGATAACATAGCAAAGTTAAAGCAAATTGGTGAGAACAGTTTTTATTTAATTCCAATCGGAATCGGAAATACCGATGTAATCGCCGTTGATGTTGATGGAAATGAATACTGGCGTAAACATGTTGAGGTTTATTATGACCTTAATAAGCTAAAATACTTAATTAGTGACTCAATCAGAGACAATACTTTAAATGTAAGAATAAATGGAACTAACTTAGTAGTTGATGGAAGTTTTAAAACAGAGTCGGACCAAAAACAAGCGATTGACAGAATTCAATCTCTTATACCAAAAACAATTAACTTAGTTGATAAAACTCAAGTTGAAAATAATTTACAAATTAACCTCAAGCTGAAAATTGTTGAGGTTAAAGAGGACCTGAGTAAAGTATTTGGAACTAATTGGCGCTCACTTTTCAGGCTTGGCAATTATACATTAGCAATTGGTAATGCTTTACGATTCTTTAATGCAAATAATGTTGTAGATGCGGGTAGTTTTACAAGCTCCATTGGTTTTAATACGTCCAAAACCGATATTTCATCCATAATCAATGTTCTCCATCAAAAAGGTTTAGTGTCTATTGTATCTGAACCTAGCTTAACTACTCTTAGTGGTCAAGAAGCAAAAATCTTAGTGGGTGGTGAAACACCTATCCCTATTATTAACCAAGATGGCTTTTCTAATGTTAACTATAAGTCACATGGTATTATTTTAGATTTTACGCCAAAGTTATTACCCAGTAATCGAATACATGTTAGCTTTAATGCAGAAGTGAGTAATCAAAGTTCAGTAACCTATAATAATGGGCAAACTGTATTACCTGGGTATAATGTAAGAAGAGTTACCTCAACTACTGAACTCTTATCTGGCCAAAGCTTTGCCATTGGTGGGTTGTTTTATAAACAAAAGGAGATTGAGCGAAATAATGTACCTAGACTAGAAGGTGTCCCTTTACTGAGTAGCTTATTCGAGCAAAAAAAGGAAAGTCAAACCTCTAAAGAGCTAATTGTAATAGTAACTCCTGAAGTTTATGATTTATCACAACAATCTTATCAAGACAGTTGGGTTGAATCAGTTCGCTTACCTAATACATTTGAACGAAAAATTAGCAGAAAGCCAAACAATAATGCCATCAAACTACCTGCATCAGTGGGGCATGTATTCTAA